One stretch of Nocardia mangyaensis DNA includes these proteins:
- a CDS encoding metal-dependent hydrolase: MADNSATTRSYQEEAHAIQARDVHFDFSSVPMHYIPGEVLATHVTNVMHLVLPEGERAMANCLAEALPHIDDERLREEVTGFIGQESMHASSHEGARRHLQSIGLDVESYVAKIAWLVDRALGDQGLTGRARQEWLKERLGLFAGMEHFTAVIGEWLLESEVLAEIGMDPTMLDLVRWHGAEEVEHRSVVFDAYMHVDGGYARRARTGLLAGATLLPLFVISTAYLYRKDPSTDKGSSWARQFVSATVRGVIPSFTTFVTEMPRYLNPRFHPSHLGSMDNALRYLAHSPAARG, encoded by the coding sequence ATGGCTGATAACAGTGCAACGACGCGCTCCTATCAGGAAGAAGCGCACGCGATCCAGGCACGAGATGTGCATTTCGACTTCTCCTCGGTACCCATGCACTACATCCCCGGGGAGGTGCTGGCCACCCACGTCACCAACGTCATGCACCTGGTGCTGCCCGAGGGCGAACGGGCGATGGCCAACTGCCTGGCCGAAGCGCTCCCGCACATCGACGACGAGCGGCTGCGGGAGGAGGTCACCGGGTTCATCGGCCAGGAGTCGATGCATGCCAGCAGCCACGAAGGCGCGCGGCGGCATCTGCAGTCGATCGGACTCGATGTCGAGTCCTATGTCGCCAAGATCGCCTGGCTGGTCGACCGGGCCCTCGGCGATCAGGGTCTCACCGGCCGGGCCAGGCAAGAGTGGCTCAAGGAACGGCTCGGCCTGTTCGCCGGGATGGAGCACTTCACCGCGGTCATCGGCGAATGGCTACTCGAGTCCGAGGTGTTGGCCGAGATCGGGATGGACCCGACCATGCTCGACCTGGTGCGCTGGCACGGCGCCGAAGAGGTCGAGCACCGCAGCGTCGTGTTCGACGCCTACATGCACGTCGACGGCGGTTATGCCCGCCGGGCGCGCACCGGGCTGCTGGCCGGCGCAACGCTGCTGCCGCTGTTCGTGATCTCCACGGCGTACCTGTATCGCAAGGACCCGAGCACCGACAAGGGCAGCTCGTGGGCTCGGCAGTTCGTCAGTGCGACGGTGCGCGGCGTCATCCCGAGCTTCACCACGTTCGTCACCGAGATGCCACGCTATCTGAATCCGCGTTTCCATCCGTCCCACCTGGGCTCGATGGACAACGCCCTGCGGTATCTGGCCCATTCCCCGGCGGCGCGCGGGTGA